One genomic region from Spirosoma sp. KCTC 42546 encodes:
- a CDS encoding helix-turn-helix domain-containing protein, giving the protein MEKPVNGCQHRMTEIFDNIRKLYQFATPCPELAEYIEFFSESSAEETYQYAGDNRFAIKMFPSWTPTCYINLGQPYQLSVGTTQYQIQQSTDVLILRNNIVERHNLPTDHILTIKFFPGGLEAILGINQAQFSDQVVKLENVLPATLIQRLKHLPDFGERVELLQNFFLSQYKKKNASAYYIDVVQKAIGIYSANNPDFTSSQLANELYTTNKTIYRYFTRVIGTTPKQYFSTVRARAALSAYVTNKKLFSPYDYGYYDMSHFYKDVIRFTGKKLIESVG; this is encoded by the coding sequence ATGGAGAAGCCAGTAAACGGATGTCAGCATCGGATGACGGAGATTTTCGATAATATTCGAAAACTCTATCAATTCGCGACGCCCTGTCCTGAACTGGCTGAGTATATTGAGTTTTTCTCAGAATCATCGGCAGAGGAAACTTATCAATATGCGGGCGATAATCGGTTTGCCATCAAGATGTTTCCGAGTTGGACACCCACCTGCTACATAAATTTAGGGCAACCCTATCAGCTATCTGTTGGTACAACCCAATACCAGATTCAACAGAGTACGGACGTGCTCATTTTACGAAACAACATCGTTGAGCGGCATAATTTACCAACGGACCACATTCTCACCATCAAGTTTTTTCCGGGCGGACTGGAAGCGATCTTAGGTATAAATCAGGCTCAATTTTCTGATCAGGTGGTGAAATTAGAGAACGTTTTGCCTGCAACCCTGATTCAGCGGTTAAAGCATCTGCCTGATTTTGGCGAGCGTGTCGAGTTGCTCCAGAATTTCTTCTTAAGCCAATACAAAAAGAAGAATGCCAGCGCTTATTATATCGATGTCGTACAGAAAGCCATTGGCATCTACAGTGCTAACAATCCTGACTTTACGAGCAGCCAACTGGCAAACGAGCTGTATACGACCAACAAAACGATATACCGCTATTTTACGAGAGTGATTGGCACCACACCAAAACAATACTTCTCGACGGTTCGGGCCAGAGCGGCCTTATCGGCCTACGTCACTAATAAAAAACTCTTCTCACCCTATGACTATGGCTATTACGATATGAGCCATTTTTATAAAGACGTTATCCGATTCACTGGAAAGAAATTAATCGAAAGCGTTGGCTGA
- a CDS encoding alpha/beta fold hydrolase, translated as MNTASTRTYLLLIFLLSVVYAQGQPGVVRTLEPCACPVQIDSSFHTRCAYLIVPENRKKKNGKTIKLPFILVESKNPNKKKDPLLFTAGGPGGSSLGWARGASGSPLIKDRDCIAFEQRGTHYAVPNLWSEELDDAIRESYRKNLNKDSMAVVGVKRYKKALEAKGIDLSGYNTDETVADIHDLLATLRVDSVNLLGGSYSGGLMLAVLQKDPTRIRSLVLDSPLPTFVPIDEDEPANFNESLNILFNHVEKDSTNKAVYGNLQEKFQRYFSSINGKIFTTPYLEKGTTDTLRIQYTRRELLGILVNTQMKHIPYVITDMIKGNHYSYIKQTLDAIFEHNTAPSGMRISVYCADQTAYHSEKVLQQLYETYPYLKGYHINDVYKELCDCWKVPPIKPETKQPFYSSKPALLADGEMDNACRPIYIDRIHHYMPNSQRLLFTNKAHMVGGEDMTRFMQSFLNNPYRKLESTKKEIIAY; from the coding sequence ATGAATACAGCTTCGACACGAACCTACTTACTTTTGATTTTCCTGCTCTCCGTAGTTTATGCCCAGGGCCAGCCGGGCGTTGTTCGTACCCTTGAGCCCTGTGCCTGTCCAGTTCAGATAGACAGCAGTTTCCACACGCGTTGCGCTTATTTGATCGTGCCCGAAAACAGGAAAAAGAAGAATGGAAAAACGATAAAGCTTCCCTTTATTCTGGTAGAAAGCAAAAATCCCAACAAGAAGAAAGATCCACTTTTGTTCACGGCGGGCGGACCGGGTGGCAGTTCGCTAGGTTGGGCAAGGGGAGCTTCTGGAAGCCCTCTCATCAAGGACCGGGATTGCATTGCGTTCGAACAAAGAGGTACTCATTATGCCGTCCCCAACCTGTGGAGCGAAGAACTGGATGATGCTATTAGAGAGTCGTACCGCAAAAATCTGAATAAAGACAGCATGGCGGTTGTGGGGGTCAAGCGCTACAAAAAAGCCCTGGAAGCAAAGGGAATTGACCTGTCCGGCTACAATACCGACGAAACAGTAGCGGACATTCACGACCTATTGGCCACTTTACGGGTTGATTCGGTTAATCTGTTAGGAGGGTCGTACAGTGGGGGGCTTATGCTAGCCGTTCTTCAGAAAGACCCTACCCGGATCAGATCGTTAGTGCTGGATTCGCCCCTCCCGACGTTCGTTCCCATTGACGAAGATGAACCCGCCAACTTCAACGAATCGCTGAACATCCTGTTCAATCACGTTGAAAAAGACTCAACAAACAAAGCGGTTTACGGCAACCTACAAGAGAAATTCCAGCGCTATTTCTCTTCCATTAATGGCAAAATATTTACCACTCCCTATCTGGAAAAAGGCACTACCGACACGCTACGAATTCAATACACCCGACGCGAGTTATTGGGCATCCTCGTTAACACGCAAATGAAGCACATCCCCTACGTAATTACCGACATGATCAAGGGGAATCATTATAGCTACATCAAACAAACGCTGGATGCTATTTTCGAACACAACACTGCCCCGTCAGGCATGCGAATCTCGGTGTACTGCGCTGACCAAACTGCCTATCACAGCGAAAAAGTACTTCAGCAACTCTATGAAACATACCCCTATTTGAAGGGCTATCACATTAATGATGTCTATAAAGAATTATGTGATTGCTGGAAGGTGCCACCCATAAAACCGGAAACCAAACAGCCTTTCTACTCCAGCAAACCGGCCTTGTTAGCAGATGGCGAAATGGACAACGCCTGTCGGCCAATTTATATCGATCGGATTCACCACTACATGCCTAACAGTCAACGACTGCTGTTTACCAATAAAGCACATATGGTTGGCGGAGAAGATATGACCCGCTTCATGCAATCGTTCCTCAATAATCCGTATCGGAAACTAGAGTCTACGAAGAAAGAGATTATTGCTTATTAG